A window of Kribbella sp. NBC_00382 genomic DNA:
CCGGCCTCGCGATGGACCGGGTCGTCCTGGTGCTCGGCACGCTGATGATCCTGCTCACCACCTACATCGCGGTCACGTCCGGCCCACCGGTCGGTACGGCGCTGAAGAACGTGGTGATGCCCGGCCAGGTTCAGTTCCTGTCCATCACCACGCTGATCGGCGGCACGATCGGCGGCTACATCGTGTACGCCGGAGCGCATCGGCTGCTCGACTCCGGGGTGTCCGGCCCGCAGCATGTCCGCGACATCACCCGCGGCTCGATCACCGGCATCCTGATCACCGGCGTGATGCGGATCGTGCTCTTCCTGGCGATCCTCGGTGTCGTCGCCGGGGGCGAGGCGCTCGACCCGAAGAACCCGGCCGCCTCGGCCTTCCAGCACGCGGCCGGCGAGTTCGGGCTGCGGGCCTTCGGGGTGGTGCTCTGGGCGGCCGCGATCACCAGCGTGATCGGCGCGTCGTACACGACCGTCACCTTCGTGACCTCGCGGACGAAGACGACCGACAAGACCCGGACCATCCTGGTGGTCGCGTTCATCGCGGTCAGCACGGTCATCTTCCTGTCCGTCGGCACCGCTCCGACCCAGCTGCTGGTCTTCGCGGGCGCCTTCAACGGGTTGCTGCTGCCGGTCGGCATCGGTGTGCTTCTCTGGGTGGCATGGCAGCGCAAGGATCTGCTGCGTGG
This region includes:
- a CDS encoding NRAMP family divalent metal transporter; translated protein: MSKPPTKPLSKPPRRQPTRSTGHSSGRQLPPAAGKKTPDTAMKASTKSTLIGAMFLMATSAIGPGFITQTTTFTVSLGAAFAFAIAISILVDIALQLNVWRVIGVSGRRAQELGNLVVPGLGYVMAALLFIGGLVFNIGNVSGTGLGLDAMLGLDPKIGGALSALIAIGIFLSKRAGLAMDRVVLVLGTLMILLTTYIAVTSGPPVGTALKNVVMPGQVQFLSITTLIGGTIGGYIVYAGAHRLLDSGVSGPQHVRDITRGSITGILITGVMRIVLFLAILGVVAGGEALDPKNPAASAFQHAAGEFGLRAFGVVLWAAAITSVIGASYTTVTFVTSRTKTTDKTRTILVVAFIAVSTVIFLSVGTAPTQLLVFAGAFNGLLLPVGIGVLLWVAWQRKDLLRGYSYPRWLLALGGAAWLLTIYLAVRSVKPVFELFS